Proteins encoded together in one Pseudomonas sp. TCU-HL1 window:
- a CDS encoding metallophosphoesterase family protein, translated as MLPLRIGLISDTHGLLRPQALAALAGCDHILHAGDIGKPEILEALRQLAPLTAVRGNNDTQDWATKIPHDASLQLGGVSLYLVHDQADIPDDLAARGVAVVVTGHSHKPLITERAGLLHVNPGSAGPRRFRLPVSVGLLRIGERRVEADLITLAIDH; from the coding sequence ATGCTCCCCCTTCGCATTGGCCTGATTTCCGATACCCACGGCCTCCTCCGCCCCCAGGCTCTCGCGGCGCTTGCGGGCTGCGACCACATCCTCCATGCCGGCGACATCGGCAAGCCTGAAATACTCGAAGCCCTGCGCCAACTGGCGCCGCTGACGGCCGTGCGCGGCAACAATGACACGCAAGACTGGGCGACGAAAATCCCCCATGACGCGTCGCTACAGTTGGGCGGCGTATCCCTCTATCTGGTGCACGATCAGGCCGACATCCCCGACGATCTCGCCGCGCGCGGTGTTGCTGTGGTGGTCACCGGCCACTCCCACAAGCCGCTGATCACCGAGCGCGCCGGGCTCCTGCACGTCAACCCGGGCAGCGCCGGGCCGCGACGGTTCAGGCTGCCGGTCTCGGTGGGGCTGCTGCGAATCGGTGAACGCCGGGTGGAAGCAGACCTGATCACACTGGCCATTGACCATTGA